The nucleotide sequence AACCATTGGGTTAATAGCTTTCTGTCAGCAGAAACCCTATATCAAACAAGTTAATTTAGGAAAAAATCAAAACCTGTGTTTTAACTACTTGTAGATGTCGAATCCATATGCAGATTCtgttgttcagtatttttgtgatttttctttttggtACATAGAAATGTAAGGTTCACAATGGGAACTTAAGTTCATGGCCCAACCGACCATTAATGCATGTCAATTTCTAGTTGAAAGCTTGGACTATTACTATAATTACTATAATACCAAATAAATAGTCCTGGTTGAAAGTCAAAATAGGaatctttattaaaatttaaataggaTAAAGGCAATCAGCATATATTACCAAACGTAATATATGAGTGAGGGGATACAATCTATATAGAGGAGCCTGAAGTTAAAGGACGTCATTTCAAGAAGACCTTATAGGAaggaataaaaaaagaagataacaCGAAGATGAGCAAAATTGTTTTCATAAGTGAACTGAAAAATTTGACCGTCAGTCTATTGAAAACACATGTCAATCAAACGTAAAGTAAAAAGTAAAGGCTCTAAAGAATCTGTATCGACCGTTCACCTATGTCTTATGTGCAAGCAACATATACAACAatgttgatcttgtattgctgatttttttctgtttatagtTTTTATTGTCGCAGAAAGCGatacatagggatagtgatccgcaGGAGGCCGGGTTTAATAACTAACTAGCTTAAGTAGTATATATATTAAGTTCGAAGATGCTTAAAACTTTGTCTATGTCGATGtattatgttatgaagtttctctctgtccattgtccttgacctaattttcagtgactacttgaagaAAAGATTTGTTTGCTATgctaatttctctcttattatgagtaataggataactatatgcgtaccttgcaaggtcaacATGTCTCTCAGACAGTTTTCCGTTGAcatcaacctcatttcatggatcagtggacAAGGTTAAGGTTTTGTGTCAAGgtcatatctcagatactttttagcaataggtttactatatttgatgtatggactgattgtaaggtgaacatgtccaactggcaggtgtcatctgaccttgacctcattatcatggttTATTgctcaatgttattttttttatttttggtcttTCTTCAAACACTAGATGCATTAGGTCAactgtgtatggaatgattgtaatgtattTATTTCTAGCAGGTATAATCTGACCTTCACcctatttttatggttcattggtcaatggcTTCTAGCTTGGTTTGTCTGACTTTGACCCCATTTTCTTTAGTCATGTTAAGTATGTAACACTTGTAGTAAAACTTCTATATTGAGGACTataaacataaaatcaatggtcagtaaagcaGCACACTGAATCAATCTAGTGCTTGCTTAAATCTGCAAAGTTTGTAAAATGATTGGCAATCAATGTGAAGACTgttgatttaaatataaaaaataacatatattgCTTTATTTACTGTTTTAACAAATACCAAATTCGTTTTGTTTGTTCAAATCACTTTTCAACTTAGCCATTTAAGATGAAATAACTcttatagtaattttttatgaaaaacattTCAGGAAATTTCCGTATATTTCATACTTGTTGGAAGAAAACAATTTTGGTGTCACCATTCTTTGACTTTTTATTTTAAGCATATAACAAAtcctatcttctcatattttatttttaaactcttTCTCATTGATCTCTCTTTATTCGCTAGAAAGTATTTCTTCAtgaaaaattgcaataaaaactagttacttttaaaacaacatgGTGGCCAatcattttcattatatttttgaagaaaaacatggtatattctaaattttggcaaagtataagaaaattttTATGAGGGAATATATCCCCTTGATCCACCTTAAAATCGGTAAACAATTATTAAATCAAACATGGAATGCCTATATCATTTTTATGAAACCATTTGGTCCAGATGGAATGACAGCAGCAACTTTCTTTTCAATTTATACACAGCATTTATATACTGGTTCAGCATAGAACATAACTGTAACATAGTGTGTACTGTGTAGACACCTGTCTATTATTGATAACTGTTTGTTGCTTTCTACAGGTTGTTCTTGacatcttttgtttatttttgtgttgggtttcattgaaatataccctacatatctttttattcaaaatatatgctCTTTGATAAATtgtcacttggatggagagttgtctcattgacactcataccacatctttttatcatgtttatatctatattctcttaaaataaaacgacaaaaatctttttttattatttatgtacCAAATCAATCAATTTCctctttttcatgttttaatgacttCAGTCCACCTCCTCAGCAGACatctctttttcaaatattttaacaaatgtttgatattcagCTACTGTCATTTTGCCATGTTTCTTGGCAAATATCTCATCACTTGTGTCCAACATTTCCCGAAGTGATGGATTCTTGCCTATTTCACCTGTATCCTTGGTAATTTTCTTGTACAGTCCTGCTCTTGTTAAGAACTGATGCCTACACTTGATATAGTCCATCGAGTGAGAAAATAAATTGCTACGTATAACCTGTCCTGGTGTTGCTCCCATTCGATGAGAAACATATTCATATTTCAAATGGATCATATTTATATCTTCCGTAAGAACCAAAGGCGACTTTACAATTAACTGTAGAACTGActttgataaaaacatttttttaagttcatcAACACGATGAATTACGTATTCCTGTTCAAGTAATAAGATCGTTGGATCCGATACAACCAGAGCCATAAGGACATCATCACTGAACCCAATGTTACGAAATATTTCTAAGTTCTTAAGAAATGTCTCAAAGTTCATGTCTAAAATATCTGGAAACTTACAGAGTATATGAACCAGTTGTTTAGGAGAAAATCCATACTCTCTTAACTGTTTTGTAAGTGTACACGTGTCTTCCGTGGTGAAAATCTTTGGCGATGTTAACATCAATTGTTCAATATCctttattttcaactttaaattaaCCAGATGCTGGACATAGTCTTTTATTCTCTCTTTTCCTGATGAAACAATCATTATGTTGCAACTTCTGTAATATTCATAAATTTTGTCTGTTGTTTCTTCAATCTGTATTTCATAGTTTATTGTCACTCTTTCCTTCATGTTAGTAAGAGCTGCTTCAGAGGCACAATGTCTTATATGGAAAGACTGACAGCTGTTTTCATGAAAATCCCAACATTGTATACTGCCTCTAATACAATAATGTACTGATCTAGAAGACATGGTCATATAATTGGCCCCATATCTGAATAACAGAAATAATCTGTTTTTCATAGCAGCATGAAGAAACTTACAATGGAACATAATTTTTAGATTAATGTGACTATAAAACCTCAGAAATCTAGTTTATCCTCTTTTACAATCCAGAATTTATGTTTCTTCTTCTAAATAATCTTCTACACCTCAAAGGTGTCActgaaaatctgaaaaatatcaaTAGTACTTTAAACTATATACTAGTAATCAGTTTTTGCACACTACATGTATCTATGTCATAATTATATAGTAGTGTGTTTGTGTACATTTTTCATAAACATTAATACATTTCtataaacatgtataataaacatgataaagctagaatttgaaattacagcattaattttaaaatatcagtATCCATGCATGTCTGGTATCAGAGACTGGATAGTGTAATTGTCTTAATAGATGACTGGGTATTAATTTGTCATGTACCTAAAAAAAACTTGTATGGTACACAACAGCCCTTATAGATTTTGCTCTTTCCACCTGTTAACAAAGGAGAGATCACCTGTGCCCACTCTTCTATCATGACTATATTCTCCTTTTATTGGGTAAAGAAATTCAGGACACAAAATTCTTCCATAAGACATTTTTTGAACTTAGACACTTGACATTGCAGGAGGTCATGTTTTCCTCTGACTGCTAATGACGTCTTTATACTATATCCATTGAATGTTTGATGTGTTCTGAATGAAACTTGGTCGGCAGCagctcttttcacaaaaaaaacttagGAGTAACATACTAGTTAGTCATACACATTTCAGTATAAATTTAAGATCaattttacaaatgtaaaaatataaaaaatacaggcaaagtttatttagtgtcctatattttgacttttgccAGTTTTGGAACCTTAATTGTGGAAAGAGTCGAAGGCTGACACCATAATTTATCGATTATTCTGCaactttcaaattgttttaagGTTTTATGATTTTAGTATGTTTACATGTCTGTCATTGTTTTATACTAGTATTACTACTCTTATAAATTTTGTTGCATGTTGATATTTAATCAAATACATAAACAGCAAATTAAAGTCAACAATTCTGAGTGGTTGGGCTGACATCCATAAAGGCGTACCACAGGGTTCGATACTAGGGCCATTgttgtttaacatatttataaatgatatttttctttttgttaaaaatgttagttTAAATAACTATGCAAACGACAATACTTTGTCTTTTTGTACTCAAGATTTCGATTTCTTAATTTCAACTTTGGAATCTGATTCAAAAATACTTCTTGAGTGGTTCAGGGTGAATAAAATGCAAGCAAATCCtgataaatttcaagtttttgttgTTGGCAAAAATACCTTTGAAAAGAACCCATCTATACATATTCAAAATTCGAACCTCACATgtgaaaaaacagtaaaattattaGGCATTGAAATAGACTACCAGctaaattttgatgttcatatcaGCTCAATCTGTAGGAAGGCATCAcagcaattaaatgttttaaaacgtttAGGCTCATGCAGTTTTGGAtagaccaaggatttgtatagtacaaaTCCTTGGATAGACTTAATAAACTtactatatttcatacttttattcttagtaattttaatttttgcccttTGGCATGGCATTTTGCACTgagaaaaattccaaaaaactaGAAAAGGTGCAGGAAAGAGCACTCCGTTTTGTGTATAAGGATTTTACCTGCTTCTACGAGGACCTTTTACTTAAAGCTATGGTGCCCTCCTTGCAGATCAGACGGATAAGAACAATGGCTgtagaaacttttaaaattataaacaacatagCTCCTGTGTGCTTACAAAATTTGGTAAAtgtcaaaaaatctaaatattcttTCAGGTATGTAAATATTCTTGAAATTCCACAGGTAAAGTCAACCTGTATGGTAAAATACGTTTAAGTTTGCTGCTGCTACTTTATGGAACAGCCTTCCAAACCATTTCAGGACTGAAAacagtttttcacattttaaagtCTTGTTCAGTCCTGGAAGGGTTTGGAATGTAGCTGTTCTGCTTGCAGATAATTTCTTGAGCTGTTTATTATTTATGCTGCTTTAGGTTGCTCTGATCAatcatgtttttatttcatttgaaaatttgttgCTAATTTTTTATTGCATGCTATGTATGTGAGATTTCAACTTTGTATTAGAGGTTGTTTTTAATGTCAAAATgcactgtttttatgttatttgtgtttttatattcggtcaaAAGCTCCTTAGAGCTTGTGTTGCTTATTTGTACTTATGCCGAATCAAAAAAAAGATTTTCTTATCTtattttatcttatcttatatctATAAAGGAAAGGTGCATGTGTGCTTTGAGTCCTTCCCTCAGTGGTTTACCTGTTTTCATGGTATTATTTCCTGGCGAAGTCGTTGGTTGTTGATTGCTTTGTCAGCATACACAAACTGTATCACAGCGAATTCGATTCCAGACCATCATTAAATGAGTTGCAGTTCAGATTAGTAGAGGTCGAAGAATTTCTCCAATAGGTCCATATGTTGACGGGGAAAGAAACGAAATAATGATGCCAATTTATGTATGTACGTATATTCCTCCGTTTATTGGAGCACCATCCAAAGCTGCAATACCAGCACTGAATGTTAACTCAttaaattttcacttttgttttaactgtgtacaagctttagtggCCTTCTTTTACCGTCAGGGGTCCCCCACCCATATAAACCTATTCTAAACTACCCTTCACCCTAAACCTTACCCTATTAAACCAATACTTAGCCTAACACTTGCTCTAATAATAAAACCTTAACCTAACGAGGCTAGAAAATCCCCTAACCTATAAACCATAACTATGAATGAACCCTATAGTTAAGGCTACATCAGATAGTTTTGCTAGTGCCCTCCTCCCCCTTTTTGTGGTAAAAATTTGGTAAATtattagggaatcactgaagcatgactggggTGGGTCCCCTCTAAGGCAGTCAGTAGGCCCCCTtttaaaaatttctggatcagcAACTGTCTTTGAAATAAAGGGGGGGAATAAAATTTTTTCATCAGATACCATTATTCCATCATGAATTCCCAAAATTAATGGGTTGTTAGTCTGTCAAGCAAATGGAAtgttataaaaaattttaaaaaacttgtTTTCCATCCAGTTCCATATTTTTTCTCATCTTTTTATGTGCACTCAAACTTTTTTAGAATGCATAACCATGTAAAAATGATTTAGAAACTCTCATATTTTAAAatagcataggcggatccagggggggggggggccctggGGGGGCCCGGTCCCCCCCTTTcttgggaaaaatttggttgattatatagggaatcactgaagcatgactggagcgggccccccccttaggtcagtcagcgggccccccttaggcaaagttctggattcgccactgaaTAGTTTCAGTTAAGGTGTGAAAAATTCAAATTAgcattgttttataaaattgttaatgGTGAATTTCATCTGTGATGCACAGAGGCTCAACAAAAGCAACACCTATAATTTATGTAATCCGGTGGTGATCCAATGGGGAGGATTAGAGGGTGTACACCCCTTTGATTGCCatcaaaaatattattgtttttcataatCTATATGATTTTTTCagtataaaattattcaaaaaattaattattgagGGACAttatatagtttgttcttatattgtactgctaCACCACTATCCAAAGTAAGGTGGAGTTTTGCTAGAAAACATGATTTACcctgccatattctgtatgtgcctgtcctcagtcaggagcctgtagtttcGTGGttattgtatatcatatttgtttttcagttattgttttgttcataaattagtGGCCTTCAGGGCAATAGTTTTTCATCTGAACTATTTTGCATTTGTCctttcagggccttttattgtTTCCAATGTGTAATGAGGGTAGGGATGCTCtttaccgtcaggcgtcaaaTGGTCATTTTCCACTACCTTTAGCatcaaattagttaaaattttaccgtgatCCATCAAAATCCTTCTGGTGATTTATCAGGTCTGAAATAATTAttgttaggccaaataaaaaagatgtgtgTTTCATATTACTGTACCCTCCCTATTTTTTAAGCTAAACAAACCTACCCTAAAGAGTATTTTGccatttttcaataagcactgtttAAGTTAGAATGTCCcttccatagactcaatgtaaaaaaataatattaaaataaaaaaaaaatcctacttacctaccctatttttttaaaagctgtaataggaaacacatatattaatttttttggccttacaattgtttttattgTCTAGAAGAAATAGTACATTTTATCATTATGCATAATAAATTACTGTTAATGCCATTCTGCAATCATTTTTATCGAATTTCaacatgaaggtacccccattacaacTCTCAGTAATGGGTTTTGCTAATTTTTGAAAGATGTTGATGACTTATAGTTGGTAACTTCTagttggtctctggtgaagagttgcctcattgacaataataccaTCCTATCTGTCTagtgtgttttttatttataatggatAACAAAATTCCAGACAAAAGTTTCCACATTTTTATTATCTCCCTATATAACAATTATatttgttacttttgtataaaATCTTTCAAAggaaagaaaaatgtaaaaacataaaatacatgttataaattataaacaaataataaataaataaaaatttaaatgagatATATTCAATGCATActttagatttgtttttaaagcAATTAAAATGCCAGACAGCCCTTGAAATGTTTACCGGTAAATTGAATTTTGCTAATGTTAAACTACTTCAATCCTGTGTCGAAAAGAAATACATATCTTTTATGATTTGATTATCAGGATAAGGAGCTGCTTTTATATCTTAGTTTTAATTACGGCTTCTCATATAGAACCTATCTTTTTAATTGATTAGAGGTATTACCTAGAACTCAGGGCTGTTAAAAGATTTTACCTGTTTGAGACAATACACCTAATCACTAATCCCGgttgacccggccgcttgaatttttgacgcatacaacaatcacttttcctttgtggcgtcagatattttgttttatgacgtcaaaattttacgggaacctgtgtgatatgcAGTAATGGCGGaaaaatagcgataaggtgtatttatatCTTCCCTGTCCCTTTACTTAGCTGCTACAGAGTTAATCCTAAATGTACCTGTTTaaacaatatcaaatattttgagTTTTTTTACAAAGAAGTTTAAAATTTACAGACTGAATGACACAGAAAGTCCAAGAAAAGTATTTCAGGACCGTGGtgcaacaaaaaatgaaaagaaaaacccGTTTTATCAAATGTGTTATCTTAAGTATTTTTCACATTGTTAATAGATTATAGCAACCtgttttttctcaaattttgaacaaataaaacacaCTGATGAATCCTGGACAAATTTAAAAAGTATGAATATACTCTTTAACTGTCTAAATTTAAGTTTGGACAATTCTTCATTACAATTGAAAAtacagtacaattttttattaatgTAAACTTCTCAATGTATCAATGAAACCCTTACCATAACACATACAGTATCAATGAAACCCTAACCATAACACATACAGTTTCAAATACTGTTGACTGTGTTGTCCATCCACTTCAActtgatttttgtaaaaacatttggAATATCTTCCTTAAAATATGCTCtaaatttgtgtaaattttttttattacattttcatggtttaaaaaaaaatctgtttatttatctttattttatgatcaaatacattttattgtcttgtattatatttttttccaatctATACTAGAAGTAAACCTTTTCAAGATATACAATAAAATAGACAAAACTTGTTAAAACAATATAATCAAACCCAAATATTAATGCAAGTGAACTACTTAATtcaataataacaaataatagtacaccacCGGTTTAAAAACTGATGGCAATATAAACATTTCGTTAAACATTCAGACTTAAAGGAAATTCTTCCAAGATGATTGCAAAAAGTATGatttttgaataatttgttttatcatgaaCCAGTATCTAATGAAAGATGGTCAGTGGAGTTTCCTGGGGATGGACCAGTGGTCGGACCCCCTCTTTTTGtttgatgatcaatgcatttgaatgggaacatatggTTGAACCCCCTCCCTTTTTTCTCCtagttggacccccttttttttaaatggctggatcagcCCCTGAtggtattttaaaaatgaattttataaagCTTATGCTATAGAAAGATATGGAGATGTCGTTTGacgaccaatgagacaactagttCAAATGAAGAGGATGTAAGCAATAACAGGCAACAATACAACCTTCAATAATAAGAAAACCTATACcatatagtctgctataaaaggccataAAAGGCCATAAAATGAAAAATAgcatggttaaacatgtttgtgagcactcaaccctCTCCTAATCTGGGATCAGACAATATTTCCCAAAGCTTGGCTATATCATACTTTTAAAAAGCTAAAATAACATTAtagtaatattttgtattttatttttaagggGGACCACTACATTTGTAAgatatcattttatattagagTTTATTTCTAAATACATACTTAAACAAAGATCTATCATATATAAGATGAAGGTGATATTAACATGAATATTGCTGAAAagcattattttatatatttattacataaGTAATGcagtaaaatacatacaaatgtatgtaatatTAAACATATACTCTGcagatttttcaaaatatattaaaattgccATCGGATTACACTAAATGGTCCTTCAACATTTTTTGGTATACTTGTACACGATAACTTAATGAAAAACACATTCATTCCAAATGAAAACTaataatatagatttattttctcTATTTTCCGTGATTTCTAATCAACTGAAAAAATGGCACaacattttatgaattttaaaatcataatatttaTCTATGTGTACAATGTTTCTTTGAGATTCATGAATGTTCAGAATGCATAAAATAAATTTTGGTATCTACATTGTCAAGAATTATTGGTTGATTATGGCTCAATGTCAAATGTACTACATTTTCACTATAAACATAAATTATCATGTTATTTCTGTTTGCAACATTTACAAATTGTAGCCTTTGATATTTTTCTCCATTTCCAACTTTCCTTTATCACAGTTTTATCCTCTGAGTTTTGCTAGCATATAACTTTTCCTGGTATCACATTATTTTCCCTCAAGGGGTTGAAACATGCATCATATCTGGTAGGACTATCTTACGATATCTTTTCTCTAAACTTTGCATATACTTTATATTGTCAGCAACGTGAAAACCATGAATGGCTGTTTCCTGttgataaaataataaatcaGTCAACATCAGTTGTTACAGAAATAGATCTAGACAGAAACAATGCACACTATTTCATGTCTCCACTATTACATTTTCATGTAATTGCAAAGTCTAGATAAAAACCGAATTTTTACATACCCCGGTACATATTAAAAATTTTACATCATAATGAACagttgtactaagtttcaagttattCAGACTACAACTTCATGTCAAACTTCCCTaaacaaaacttttaacttgATATGGAATGGACAGACTAAACAATCTATGTAGAGTAGAAACAAGAGTGCTCCCTAATATTGTAGGCAGGATGTAAAAATGCACCAAACtgaagaaaatctttagtttatCATGGGTGTGTGGTTATTGTTGTGTTTGTCTTTATTCTTGTTTAACTtgtaagtttcatgaaaatttggcaccaaaaaaaaagaaaagaaacagaGGTGTTTAaatgtataacaaataaaaaggtcATGTGAATTACCCATTATTGAATGTAGAAATTTTGTtgtaattaaacaaataatatcaTTGATGTTGAATTCAAGTCTTTATGTAGGAATCTGGATAGTAAGTATGTGTATGTtgatcaccttgcactttcacaacttgactgtggttttctatagcagtttgttcaaatttctgaccaactgaacagtttggttttaaaagaaaatgcaacgcaatggtataaaataaaatacaattcagtcataattttgaatatatagGTATagagcaacacttacagtcaagtcacagTACATTGTAATTGAAATCCGAGGGAAACTGGGCTTATCAAAACAACATTAATCAGCCTTATACTTAATAGTTAAACATACCTTTAGAAATATGATAAGATCCTGTGTTTGCATGTGTTCCATAATTTCTTTCTGTAGATGTCTTAGGATGGCAATACACAGATACACTTGGTAATCAACACCCATGACTATACTTATACATATGTAATGACAAATGTCTAACCAATCAAGGTAGTTCCAGAAACATTGCTTTAACCAATGCATACAAATCTGAAAAATACATGTGTAAAATACAAGATGGGATAAAGATGATAAGGGccaaaaaaataatacttgtgtTTCTGTTAACttgctgtaaaaaaaatagggtaggtaggtaggcaatatcattttattttacaaacaatttttACCTGGTAACTTCTAGGGACTAAGTCTGTTTTAAACCGTGCTTGTTCcaaaatgtcataaaaaaagTTAGGTTAGGCACTAAAAATTAGGGTAGGTAGGGTTAGCAGAAACACATAtactaatttttttttgccttataTCGCATTACAATGATAGTTTTGTATCTTATTCTTATAAACTTATATTATTGATTTACCCTTACATTTGATTTGGAACAAATTTAGAAACCCTCAAACCAGCAACCAGTTCAGTATTGCCTCATCATTTATCTGACAGATAATAAAATTGGTTCTACAACTACTGGTATGTAAGAAAATTGGTGCTAC is from Mytilus galloprovincialis chromosome 6, xbMytGall1.hap1.1, whole genome shotgun sequence and encodes:
- the LOC143080598 gene encoding transcription termination factor 4, mitochondrial-like; the protein is MFHCKFLHAAMKNRLFLLFRYGANYMTMSSRSVHYCIRGSIQCWDFHENSCQSFHIRHCASEAALTNMKERVTINYEIQIEETTDKIYEYYRSCNIMIVSSGKERIKDYVQHLVNLKLKIKDIEQLMLTSPKIFTTEDTCTLTKQLREYGFSPKQLVHILCKFPDILDMNFETFLKNLEIFRNIGFSDDVLMALVVSDPTILLLEQEYVIHRVDELKKMFLSKSVLQLIVKSPLVLTEDINMIHLKYEYVSHRMGATPGQVIRSNLFSHSMDYIKCRHQFLTRAGLYKKITKDTGEIGKNPSLREMLDTSDEIFAKKHGKMTVAEYQTFVKIFEKEMSAEEVD